The DNA sequence AGAGAAGGTTGAAGTTGGGATAAGCCCGGATTCCGGCTTATGAAATCTAGTAGTGGGGTGAATCAGAATGCAAAAGTATCAACTGTTTATTAACGGAGAATGGCAAGATGCAATCTCAGGTGATGTATACGATGTCGTAAACCCAGGTACAGGTGAAGTAGTAAGCGTAGCACCGTATGGAGACGAACGCGATACGGCCAAAGCAATTGAGGCAAGTCATACGGCCTTTAAAGAGTGGGCTGCTACACCTGCGCCAGAGCGGGCAGCCATTATGGTTCGCATGTATGAGTTGATGCAGAAGCAGCAAGAAGAACTGGCTCGAATGATTTCGCTGGAGATGGGCAAGCCGATTCGGGAATCGCGCGGTGAGGTAAAGATTGCCGCTGACTATGTGTTGTGGAATGCCGAAGAAGCTAAGCGTGTATATGGCACGACAATCCCGGCGGGTATGAAGAATAAGCGTCTGCAGGCAATCCGTCAGCCGGTGGGACCAGTGGGGGCCATTACCCCTTGGAATTTCCCGTTGTCAATGGTGACGAGGAAGATTGCACCTGCGCTTGCCGCCGGATGCACAGTTGTATTCAAGCCGGCCAGCCAAACGCCCGGAAGCGCGGTACAGTTCTTCAAAATTGCGGAAGAGGCAGGAATGCCAAAAGGTGTCATCAATCTTGTGATTGGAAGTTCGAGCAAAATTGGTCATGCACTGCTTACCGATAAGCGTATCCGTAAAATTACCTTTACCGGCTCTACAGAAATCGGTAAAGAATTGATGAAGCAGGCGGCGGATCAGGTGAAGCGTGTCTCGATGGAGCTTGGCGGTCATGCTCCGCTCATCGTATTTGAGGATGCGGATCTTGATAGGGCGGTAGATGGAGCGATTGCGAGCAAATTCCGCAATAGTGGACAAACATGCATTTGCGCCAACCGCATTTATGTTCATGAGTCGATTGAAGAAGAATTTACGAAGCGCTTTACACAAAAAGTAGAGGCGATGAAAATCGGCAACGGACTAGAAGAAGATGTGGAGCTTGGGCCGGTGATCGACCAATCTGCGGTGGAGAAGGTTAAAAGCCATGTAGAGGACGCGGTAAGGAAGGG is a window from the Aneurinibacillus sp. REN35 genome containing:
- a CDS encoding NAD-dependent succinate-semialdehyde dehydrogenase, with protein sequence MQKYQLFINGEWQDAISGDVYDVVNPGTGEVVSVAPYGDERDTAKAIEASHTAFKEWAATPAPERAAIMVRMYELMQKQQEELARMISLEMGKPIRESRGEVKIAADYVLWNAEEAKRVYGTTIPAGMKNKRLQAIRQPVGPVGAITPWNFPLSMVTRKIAPALAAGCTVVFKPASQTPGSAVQFFKIAEEAGMPKGVINLVIGSSSKIGHALLTDKRIRKITFTGSTEIGKELMKQAADQVKRVSMELGGHAPLIVFEDADLDRAVDGAIASKFRNSGQTCICANRIYVHESIEEEFTKRFTQKVEAMKIGNGLEEDVELGPVIDQSAVEKVKSHVEDAVRKGALVATGGREYTPEGGEKGFFYAPTILTNVNDAMLISHEETFGPVAPVFTFRTDEEAIEKANNTLYGLAAYFFTKDLSRATRVAEALEYGIVGVNDAVPTTVQGPFGGMKESGMGREGGPDGLADFLETKFISTVI